The Hemicordylus capensis ecotype Gifberg chromosome 6, rHemCap1.1.pri, whole genome shotgun sequence genome window below encodes:
- the LOC128331713 gene encoding tetraspanin-4-like, whose amino-acid sequence MGVSRGCLLCVKVKMFVFNLIFWLGGCGVLGVGVWLAVTQGRFATLSFSFPSLSAAGLFMATGAIIMVVGFLGCLGAATEHRCLLLTFFLVLSTLFLLEVVGLLVFVTCRDKFDRYAQSNLKEGLKLYNTEGNLRLTNAWDHVQDQFRCCGVQNYTDWFEVYNGTRVPESCCLVHSPASTSCQADYTTWWKEPCYEKVKRWLGENISAMGIFAACIIVVQVLGIVFSMLMYCQVRRAEKYYN is encoded by the exons ATGGGAGTCAGCCGTGGCTGTTTACTCTGTGTTAAAGTGAAGATGTTTGTCTTCAATCTCATCTTCTGG CTGGGTGGCTGTGGAGTGCTTGGAGTAGGAGTGTGGCTAGCCGTCACCCAGGGCCGCTTTGCTACCTTGTCGTTCTCCTTCCCATCACTGTCAGCCGCAGGGCTCTTCATGGCGACCGGAGCCATCATCATGGTTGTAGGCTTCCTTGGATGTTTGGGGGCAGCCACGGAACATCGCTGCCTGCTACTGACG TTCTTCCTGGTTCTCTCTACCCTCTTCCTGCTGGAAGTGGTTGGATTGTTAGTTTTTGTCACCTGTCGGGACAAG TTTGACAGATATGCCCAGTCCAACCTAAAAGAGGGTCTTAAGTTGTACAACACTGAGGGCAACCTGAGGTTAACCAATGCGTGGGACCATGTGCAGGATCAG TTTCGCTGTTGCGGGGTGCAGAACTACACGGACTGGTTTGAGGTGTATAATGGCACCCGGGTTCCGGAGTCCTGCTGCTTGGTGCACTCTCCTGCAAGTACCTCTTGCCAAGCTGACTACACTACCTGGTGGAAAGAG CCCTGTTATGAGAAGGTGAAGCGCTGGCTGGGGGAGAACATCTCTGCAATGGGCATCTTTGCTGCCTGCATCATTGTTGTCCAG GTCTTGGGCATCGTCTTCTCCATGCTGATGTACTGCCAGGTGCGGAGGGCAGAGAAATATTACAACTGA
- the AKT1S1 gene encoding proline-rich AKT1 substrate 1 isoform X1, with amino-acid sequence MTNIADNHKESWAALVAAAERYRRQTGNEIVLLTAFRAPPPGGFGYAQHGSGALADAVQRYLEDIAVVHKTTAFTYATRPPSAPHPPPTHGTYSRSYPSAFAPEEPAPHRTSASQGPLLQAAEGQEPEDEDDEGDRNTLTEVEQPGGREHPSDTTGLFVMDEDSPSQDYEPFFDSDPESTDDGSLSEEAPGQTVPPAISHQYAKSLPVSVPIWGFKEQRQEMRSSDEETSKHSSPDLEKIAASMRALVLRVSDGTEMFGDLPRPRLNTSDFQKLQRKY; translated from the exons ATGACGAACATTGCAGATAATCATAAGGAGAGCTGGGCAGCCCTGGTTGCTGCAGCAGAACGGTACCGGCGTCAGACAGGCAACGAAATAGTGCTGCTCACAGCCTTCAGGGCCCCACCCCCTGGTGGTTTTGGCTATGCGCAGCATGGAAGTGGAGCTCTGGCTGATGCTGTTCAACGCTACCTCGAAGATATTGCAGTGGTCCACAAGACCACTGCCTTCACCTATGCCACCCGTCCTCCCTCAGCCCCTCATCCACCTCCTACTCATGGAACCTACTCCCGGAGCTACCCTTCTGCTTTTGCCCCAGAAGAGCCTGCCCCGCACAGGACATCTGCCTCTCAGGGGCCCTTGCTGCAGGCTGCTGAGGGCCAGGAGcctgaagatgaagatgatgaaggAGACAGGAATACACTGACAGAAGTGGAGCAGCCTGGTGGGAGAGAACATCCCAGTGACACTACTG GTCTCTTTGTGATGGACGAAGATTCCCCAAGCCAGGACTATGAGCCTTTTTTTGACTCTGACCCAGAAAGCACTGATG ATGGGAGTCTGAGTGAAGAGGCCCCTGGGCAGACGGTCCCGCCGGCCATCAGCCACCAGTATGCCAAATCCCTGCCTGTCTCAGTGCCCATCTGGGGCTTTAAGGAGCAGCGGCAAGAGATGCGTTCCTCCGATGAGGAGACCAGCAAG CATTCGTCCCCTGACCTTGAGAAGATAGCTGCCAGTATGCGGGCATTAGTGCTGCGGGTGTCGGATGGCACGGAGATGTTCGGGGACCTGCCTCGGCCACGCCTCAACACAAGTGACTTCCAGAAGCTACAGCGGAAATACTAA
- the AKT1S1 gene encoding proline-rich AKT1 substrate 1 isoform X2, whose translation MTNIADNHKESWAALVAAAERYRRQTGNEIVLLTAFRAPPPGGFGYAQHGSGALADAVQRYLEDIAVVHKTTAFTYATRPPSAPHPPPTHGTYSRSYPSAFAPEEPAPHRTSASQGPLLQAAEGQEPEDEDDEGDRNTLTEVEQPGGREHPSDTTGLFVMDEDSPSQDYEPFFDSDPESTDDGSLSEEAPGQTVPPAISHQYAKSLPVSVPIWGFKEQRQEMRSSDEETSKVGWSCRDLLERTVLQEAFVP comes from the exons ATGACGAACATTGCAGATAATCATAAGGAGAGCTGGGCAGCCCTGGTTGCTGCAGCAGAACGGTACCGGCGTCAGACAGGCAACGAAATAGTGCTGCTCACAGCCTTCAGGGCCCCACCCCCTGGTGGTTTTGGCTATGCGCAGCATGGAAGTGGAGCTCTGGCTGATGCTGTTCAACGCTACCTCGAAGATATTGCAGTGGTCCACAAGACCACTGCCTTCACCTATGCCACCCGTCCTCCCTCAGCCCCTCATCCACCTCCTACTCATGGAACCTACTCCCGGAGCTACCCTTCTGCTTTTGCCCCAGAAGAGCCTGCCCCGCACAGGACATCTGCCTCTCAGGGGCCCTTGCTGCAGGCTGCTGAGGGCCAGGAGcctgaagatgaagatgatgaaggAGACAGGAATACACTGACAGAAGTGGAGCAGCCTGGTGGGAGAGAACATCCCAGTGACACTACTG GTCTCTTTGTGATGGACGAAGATTCCCCAAGCCAGGACTATGAGCCTTTTTTTGACTCTGACCCAGAAAGCACTGATG ATGGGAGTCTGAGTGAAGAGGCCCCTGGGCAGACGGTCCCGCCGGCCATCAGCCACCAGTATGCCAAATCCCTGCCTGTCTCAGTGCCCATCTGGGGCTTTAAGGAGCAGCGGCAAGAGATGCGTTCCTCCGATGAGGAGACCAGCAAGGTGGGTTGGAGCTGCAGGGATCTACTCGAGAGGACAGTCCTTCAAGAAG CATTCGTCCCCTGA